The genomic stretch GCGCGCCTCTCGGTCCATCAGAGCCAGCTCATCGCCACCCTCGCCGCGAGCAGCGAGCGACCCGCGGAGTTAGTCCTCGCTCGGCAGCGCCTGCTGGCGACCCGCCAAGCCCTCGGCCAGTCACCTGCGCCCACCCGGTAGCCGCCGGCGCGTCGCGCCTGCGCCCGTCTGCCGCTACGCGCCCTCGGGTCTTCCCGCGTTTTTCACCGCCGCCCGACCGGTCTCGGCACCCCTTAGAGCGGAGTTACGGGAGGACCCGGGGCCTTGACACGTCGGGCGAGGCGGCGCAATGTCTGTGCCTGCGCGCCACCAGGATCCCACTAGACCGACACAGGAGGCCGAGATGAAAGCCGCCGTATTCCATGGTCCGCATCAGCCGCTGACGATCGAGGAAGTGGACATCGACAAGCCCATCGGCCGCGAGGTGCTGGTGCGTGTCGTCGCCTCGGGCGTCTGCCACAGCGACCTGCACTTCGTGGACGGCTATTACCCGTTCCCGGCGCCCGCCATCCTCGGCCACGAAGCGGCCGGCATCGTCGAGGAGGTCGGCCTTCAGGTCAGCGAGTTCAAGCCGGGCGACCACGTCATCGCTTGTCTCTCGGTCTTCTGCGGGCACTGCGATTACTGCCTCACCGGCAGGACACACCTCTGCCAGACTCGCCCAGTCCGCGCCAAGACGGATCCGCCCAAGCTTTCGTGGAAGGGCCAGCCGGTCAACCAGTTCGCCAACCTGTCCGCCTACGCGGAGAAGATGCTGGTGCACGAGAACGCGCTCGTGAAGATCGACGACACGATGCCGCTGGACCGCGCCGCGCTGATCGGCTGCGGCGTCACCACGGGCGTCGGCGCGGTGCTGAACACCGCGCGGATCGAGGCGGGATCGACGGTCGCCGTCTTCGGCGCCGGCGGCGTCGGACTCTCGGCGGTCCAGGGTGCGCGCATCGCCGGGGCGCGCATGATCATCGCCGTGGACACGGTCGAGTCCAAGTTGGCCACGGCGAAAGAGCTGGGCGCCACCCACGGAGTCAACGCCAAATCAGGCGATCCCGTCCAAGCTATCCGCGCGATGACGAACGGCGGCGTGGACTATTCGTTCGAGTGCATCGGCCTCAAGATCGCCGCCGAGCAGTGCTTCGACTGCATCCGGCCGGGCGGCACCGCCACGGTGGTGGGCATGATCCCGGTGGGGCAGAAGATCGAGCTCGACGGCCCCATGTTCCTCCGCGAGAAGAAGATCCAGGGGTGCAGCATGGGCTCCAACCGCTTCAAGGTGGACATGCCGCGTTATATCGAGCTGTACCGGCAGGGCCGCCTCAAGCTGGACGAGATGATCACGCGCCGGGGCCGGCTCGAAGACGTGAACGAGTTCTTCCGCGCCATGAAGGCGGGCGAGGTGGCGCGCTCCGTGATGATGTTCTAGCAGGCGGCTCCGACCGGCCCGATCGGGGTCAGGTCTTGAAATCGAGCATTGTCGTAATTCAAGACCTGACCCCGAAGCTTGCTACGGGATGGGCGACGGCGTCTTCGAGGGTACGCGCCTGGCGCCACTGGCTCGCGGGGCGGACGTGGCCGTCGGTGCCGATCTGGTCGATGTTCCAGTAGATCTCGAGGTTATTGCCGTCGGGGTCCGTGAACTCCACGGCGATCTGACAGCCCGCGCGGCGCCGGCCCTCGAAGACAATGGGCACGCCATGCTTCCGTAGCCACGCGCGGGCGTGGAACACCTCGTCGAGGGATCCCACCTCGAAGGCGAAGTGGTTGAGGCTGCCGCCTGCGGCCTTGGTCGCCTCCCGGTCGCCCTCGGCTTTCCTGCCGCCCCCCACGAGCGCCACCCCGTGATGGTCGCCGCTCACGCAGAGAAAGACCATGCCCCCGGGCACCATGCTGTCGGGATAGCGGTCCGTGACGCGCAGGCCGAGCACCTCTTGGTAGAAGCGCACCGAGGCGTCGAGGTCGCTGACATTGAGCACGACGTGTCCGATCTTTCGAAGCTGGAATTCCATGCCGATCTCCTTGTCCGTTAGCTGCCCAGCAGCACGAAGCGGCGGCGGCCTACCTGCCCCTCGTCGAGCACCTTCCAGCCGGCGTCGGCCTGGGGCTTGAGACGCTGCCAGTCTTCCGCGCGGATCAGAAGCCGCGCCTTGGGCGGGGCGGCGATGAGCGCCGTGGCCTCGCCTTCGCTTCTCACCTCGCTCACGGGACTGCGCAGATAGAAATCCCAGGCGAGGTTGGCGTCGGGATAGGCCAGCAGCGGCTGCGCCGGGTCGAGCAAAGGCGCGATGCGGCGGGCGATTCCGGGGTAGTCGTGGTCCTTGGCGAAACGGGGCGGGTAGCCGTGCGCCGTCACGGCCAACGCTATGCCGAGGCCCATCGCGATCCAGGCCGACGCCGCCAGGCCGCTGTGATCCACCCGCAGGCTGAGCAGCGCGAGCGCTGAGGCGGCGACGAGCGCCCCGGCCACGACATAGCGCTCCCACGAGGCGACCGGGAGGAAGACCGCGTCCGATCCCGAGGCGGTGCCCCAGAGCGCGAAGGCGCCCACCCCCATCATTAATATGAGATAGACCACGGCCGCCCCCGTCACCACCCCCCGGGCCCGCTCGGCGGCGCCCACGAAGAAGTCGGCGACCAGAAGCGCGAAGACGGGCCACAGCGGGAGGAAGTAGCGGGCCCGCTGCTCTCCCGAGAGGCTCAGGAGCACGACCAGCGTCGCTGCCCAGACGAGCAGTCTTCGCCGATCCGCGTCGCGCTCGCGAACCCACCACAATGCCGCGGGAAGGATGAAGAAGCCCCACGGCAGGAAGCGCGCGAGGTGCCCCGCCACCGCCTCCAGCCGCGAGGCGACAGCGCTCCTGAAGTACCAGCCGAGGTAGTCCGTCATCACCACGGCCTGACCGTAGCTCCGCTCGCGCTGGAGGAGATAGGGCAGGAGCCAGGGCAGCGCCGTCAGCGCGATGAGGGCGAGACCCAGCGGCAGCTTCAGGCGCTTGAGCCCGCGGAAGCCGTCCGTGGCCAGGCTCGCCGCCATGACGGCCACGAGCGCCATGAGCGCGGCCGGCCCCTTGCTCGCGAGCGCGCCCGCAACGCAGAGGTAGAAGCCGAGGATCGGCCGGAGCGGATTCGCCGCGCGGCAGGCGGTCAAATAGAAGTAGAGTGCCCAGCTCATCCAGGCCGTGAGCATCATGTCGGTCAGGACTTGGTGCGCCATGAAGAAGTAGAAAGGGCTCGTGGCGAGAATGAGCGCGGCGGCGAGCCCCGCAGGCGCGCCCCACAGCAGGCGTCCGATGGCAAAGACGGCGAGGAGGCCCGCCAGCGCCGAGGCGACCGAGGCGATGGGCGCGTTCGCGTCGGTGACGACACCCCAAGGCAGCGCGAAGACGGCGACCGTCCAGAAGTAGAGCGGCGGCTTGTTGAGGTAGACCTCGCCGCGGACGCGGGGCAGGATCCAGTGGCCGCTCTCGACGGCCTTGCGCGCCAGCAGGCTGTAGCGGGCCTCGTCCTGGTTGTCGAGCGGGCGGCGTCCGAGCGGCAGGGCGAAGACGATGGCGCTCGCGATGAGGAGCGCCGCCAGGGCCGCGGCGGCGCGGCGCGGCGTCAGACCGCGCTTCAGATCACGCCCGCCCGCCGCGCGCGCTCGGCGATCTTCTTCGCGCGCGTGAGATGCGGCTGGTCCATCATCTGGCCCTTCCAGGCGAAGGCGCCGGCGCCCTTCTTCGCGTGCTCCTCGAAGGCCGCGATGAGGGCCAGCGCGTCCAGAGCCTCGGCCTTGGACGGCGTGAACTCCTGGTTGATCACCTCGATCTGGCTCGGGTGTATGGACATCTTTCCAGTAAAACCCATCGCCACGCCGTCGCGGCACTCGCGGCGGAGGCCGTCCAGATCGTGGATGTCGGTGTAGACGGTGTCGAGGGCTTCGACTGCCGCGGCCGAAGCCGCAACGGCGCACATGACGCGCGCGTGGCGCGGGATGTCCAGGTAGCGCCCCGCGTCGTCGCGCACGCGCGGCAGTCCCATGGCCGCCGACAGGTCCTCGATTCCCCAGGAGATGGCGACGATACGATTACTTGCAGCGGTGATTTCGCCGATGTTCAGCAGGCCCTGCGGCGTCTCGGTAGCGATCAGGATGAGCTTCGTCGACCCGAACGGCAGCCCGTGCTTTTCCTCGAGGCGCTCGAGCTGGGCCGCGATGCGCCTCACGTCATCAGCGGTGCGCGGCTTGGGAACGAGGTAGCCGTCCGGCCGGGCGGTGATGGTCTCCTCGAGGTCGGCCACGGCGTGCTCAGTGAAGATGGGATTCATCCTGACCCAGCGCTCGCGACCGCCGAAGTCGAGCGTCTCGAGCCAGCGGCGGACGATGGGCCGCGTGGCGGACTTTTGCTGCGGCGGCACGGCATCCTCAAGGTCAAGGATGAGCCCGTCGGCGGGGAGCGTCAGCGCCTTGGCGATCATCTTCTCCTGGCCGCCGGGGACGAAGTGGAGCGAGCGGCGCACACTCAGCCTCTTGTCCTGCGCATCATGGCCGCCCGCCGGCAGCGCATGACCAAGTCCCCATGCTGGTTCTTCGCGCGATGCTCGAAGGTGACGATGCCCCATTCGGGGTGAGATTTGGACTCCCGCTTCTCGACCACCTCGGTCTCCGAATAGATGGTGTCGCCGTGAAAGACGGGCTTGGGGAACTCGACCTTCTCGAAGCCGAGGTTGCCCACAGTCGTGCCGAGCGTCGTGTCGCCCACCGACAGCCCCACCGCCACGCCCAAGGTGAAGAGGCTGTTGACGAGCGGCTTGCCGAACTCGGCCTTGGCCGCGGCGTGGAAGTCCACGTGGAGCGGCTGCGGGTTCATGGTGAGGCACGAGAAAAAGACGTTGTCGGCCTCGGTGACGGTGCGGCCGGGCTGATGCTGGAACACCTGACCGACCGCCAATTCGTCGAAGAGCTTGCCGGCCATGGGAAACCTCCGGTCAGCAGACGGGGCGCTGCAACACCTGGGGATCGAGCTTACGGAGCAGGAGCTGGCCGTCGGACGTCGAGCCCAGAACCTTGCCGCGCTCCGCAATGACGCGGCCGCGCAGGATGGTGACGACGGGCCAGCCCGTCACCTGCCAGCCTTCCCACGGGCTGTAGTCCGTCACGTGGAAGTCGTCCTTGGCGAGCGTCTTCCTGATCGAGGGGTCGATGAGGGCGAAGTCGGCGTCGCTGCCGGGCGCGATCACGCCTTTGCGAGGGTAGAGACCAAATATTCGCGCGGCATTCGTCGCCGTGATGTCGGCGAAGCGCTCGAGCGTCATGCCGCGCTTGCCCACGCCCTCCGTGAAGCCGATGCCGAGCCGTGCCTCGGCGCCCACGTTGCCGCCCGTGACGTCCTCGATCGTGCGGCCGCTGAGCTTGAGCTCGAGGCTCGTCGGGTACTCGTCGGTCGCCAGCGTCGAGAGCCCGCCGTGCACGAGCCCGTCCCAAAGCGCCTTCTGGTCCTCGGGGAACTTGAGCGACGGATAGGTGTGCGAGCAGAAGCCGCGCGGCGTCTTGTAGTACTCGGCGTTGAAGCACGCGTACTGATGCAGCGTCTCGCCGTAGACCGGCAGGCCGAGGGATCGCGCCTCGCCGATCGCGTCCACGCCCTCCCTGGCCGAGGTGTGGACGAAGTACACCGCGGCGTCGTTGGCCTTCGCCAGCGCGATCGTGCGCCGGAAGGCCAGCAGCTCGGAGAGCTTGCTGTGCACGAGGTGCAGGTTCGTCCCGTCCATCCGGCCTTCCTCACGGAAGCGCTCGTAGTTGAACTGGACGAGGTCCTCGTCCTCGCCGTGGA from Candidatus Rokuibacteriota bacterium encodes the following:
- a CDS encoding amidohydrolase family protein gives rise to the protein MLDLVIRGGRVVTPQGVGSWDVGVQDGRIAVLGAPGTLPTEAARVIDATGLIVTPGGVEPHTHLAHAIMSHPESPSITLGPEEDTRGMACGGTTTHIDFCYVRPGSDIQPVLEQRAARWKGQSHVDYAFHITLAGALSLRVFEQIPEAIQQGHPSFKVFTTNILPPHPKRAGNRLDFGRIGFAMEKVAAHGGIMVVHGEDEDLVQFNYERFREEGRMDGTNLHLVHSKLSELLAFRRTIALAKANDAAVYFVHTSAREGVDAIGEARSLGLPVYGETLHQYACFNAEYYKTPRGFCSHTYPSLKFPEDQKALWDGLVHGGLSTLATDEYPTSLELKLSGRTIEDVTGGNVGAEARLGIGFTEGVGKRGMTLERFADITATNAARIFGLYPRKGVIAPGSDADFALIDPSIRKTLAKDDFHVTDYSPWEGWQVTGWPVVTILRGRVIAERGKVLGSTSDGQLLLRKLDPQVLQRPVC
- a CDS encoding VOC family protein — its product is MEFQLRKIGHVVLNVSDLDASVRFYQEVLGLRVTDRYPDSMVPGGMVFLCVSGDHHGVALVGGGRKAEGDREATKAAGGSLNHFAFEVGSLDEVFHARAWLRKHGVPIVFEGRRRAGCQIAVEFTDPDGNNLEIYWNIDQIGTDGHVRPASQWRQARTLEDAVAHPVASFGVRS
- a CDS encoding glycosyltransferase family 39 protein, with amino-acid sequence MEGPDDGPAASHAREEDRRARAAGGRDLKRGLTPRRAAAALAALLIASAIVFALPLGRRPLDNQDEARYSLLARKAVESGHWILPRVRGEVYLNKPPLYFWTVAVFALPWGVVTDANAPIASVASALAGLLAVFAIGRLLWGAPAGLAAALILATSPFYFFMAHQVLTDMMLTAWMSWALYFYLTACRAANPLRPILGFYLCVAGALASKGPAALMALVAVMAASLATDGFRGLKRLKLPLGLALIALTALPWLLPYLLQRERSYGQAVVMTDYLGWYFRSAVASRLEAVAGHLARFLPWGFFILPAALWWVRERDADRRRLLVWAATLVVLLSLSGEQRARYFLPLWPVFALLVADFFVGAAERARGVVTGAAVVYLILMMGVGAFALWGTASGSDAVFLPVASWERYVVAGALVAASALALLSLRVDHSGLAASAWIAMGLGIALAVTAHGYPPRFAKDHDYPGIARRIAPLLDPAQPLLAYPDANLAWDFYLRSPVSEVRSEGEATALIAAPPKARLLIRAEDWQRLKPQADAGWKVLDEGQVGRRRFVLLGS
- a CDS encoding Zn-dependent alcohol dehydrogenase, which produces MKAAVFHGPHQPLTIEEVDIDKPIGREVLVRVVASGVCHSDLHFVDGYYPFPAPAILGHEAAGIVEEVGLQVSEFKPGDHVIACLSVFCGHCDYCLTGRTHLCQTRPVRAKTDPPKLSWKGQPVNQFANLSAYAEKMLVHENALVKIDDTMPLDRAALIGCGVTTGVGAVLNTARIEAGSTVAVFGAGGVGLSAVQGARIAGARMIIAVDTVESKLATAKELGATHGVNAKSGDPVQAIRAMTNGGVDYSFECIGLKIAAEQCFDCIRPGGTATVVGMIPVGQKIELDGPMFLREKKIQGCSMGSNRFKVDMPRYIELYRQGRLKLDEMITRRGRLEDVNEFFRAMKAGEVARSVMMF
- a CDS encoding CoA ester lyase — its product is MRRSLHFVPGGQEKMIAKALTLPADGLILDLEDAVPPQQKSATRPIVRRWLETLDFGGRERWVRMNPIFTEHAVADLEETITARPDGYLVPKPRTADDVRRIAAQLERLEEKHGLPFGSTKLILIATETPQGLLNIGEITAASNRIVAISWGIEDLSAAMGLPRVRDDAGRYLDIPRHARVMCAVAASAAAVEALDTVYTDIHDLDGLRRECRDGVAMGFTGKMSIHPSQIEVINQEFTPSKAEALDALALIAAFEEHAKKGAGAFAWKGQMMDQPHLTRAKKIAERARRAGVI
- a CDS encoding MaoC family dehydratase → MAGKLFDELAVGQVFQHQPGRTVTEADNVFFSCLTMNPQPLHVDFHAAAKAEFGKPLVNSLFTLGVAVGLSVGDTTLGTTVGNLGFEKVEFPKPVFHGDTIYSETEVVEKRESKSHPEWGIVTFEHRAKNQHGDLVMRCRRAAMMRRTRG